The following coding sequences are from one Streptomyces dengpaensis window:
- a CDS encoding potassium channel protein, whose protein sequence is MVVAGDDALAHRLAAELRGVYGEQVTLVVPPAQRSVRPPVVGRTRATALFDRVTAAVNRASGNGDSGAARTAEPPGSERMVEAAELTEAVLADAGAERAAALALVYDDDETNIRAALTARRLNPRIRLVLRLYNRRLGQHIEALLDQASALAGAGAVPGIGAFDASTTVLSDADTAAPALAATALTGTSKVVQTDGLMLRAVERPPPGPGQVADPGLCTLALLSATTNDPAGADGSESSGEQAPQLLPDERAVAAATGRGTVVLENVSYSGPALSAGRSVVPFGSLLSRRLRWSFAGLVGCVIGLAVASMVVTGEHPLRATYLTLLDLFAINEPAIGQPAGRQVLQLFSGLVGLLLLPVLLAAVLEALGTFRSGSALRKPPRGLSGHVVLLGVGKIGTRVLARLRELNIPVVCVEADPEARGLALARRLRVPVVLGDVTQEGVLEAAKIHRAHALLALTSADTTNLEAALYARTVRPDLRVVLRLYDDDFATAVYRTLRAAYPGALTRSRSVSHLAAPAFAGAMMGRQILGAIPVERRVLLFAAVDVGGYPQLEGRTVGEAFRAGAWRVLALDTGGPSGLVWNIPSTYVLGGGDRVVLAATRRGLAELSGRRRVVPTHPTRPGESPSPGAPPQTPP, encoded by the coding sequence ATGGTGGTGGCCGGCGACGACGCCCTGGCGCACCGGCTGGCCGCCGAACTGCGCGGGGTGTACGGCGAGCAGGTGACCCTCGTCGTACCGCCCGCCCAGCGGAGCGTGCGGCCGCCCGTGGTGGGGCGGACGCGGGCCACGGCCCTGTTCGACCGGGTGACCGCGGCGGTGAACCGGGCCTCCGGGAACGGTGACTCGGGAGCCGCACGGACCGCCGAACCCCCCGGCTCCGAGCGCATGGTGGAGGCTGCCGAACTCACCGAGGCCGTACTCGCCGACGCCGGTGCAGAGCGGGCCGCCGCGCTCGCGCTCGTGTACGACGACGACGAGACCAACATCCGGGCCGCGCTCACCGCACGGCGGCTCAACCCGCGGATCCGGCTGGTTCTGCGGCTCTACAACCGGCGGCTCGGGCAGCACATCGAGGCGCTGCTCGACCAGGCTTCGGCCTTGGCCGGAGCGGGGGCCGTGCCCGGCATCGGGGCGTTCGACGCGTCCACCACCGTGCTGTCCGACGCCGACACCGCCGCGCCCGCGCTGGCCGCGACCGCCTTGACCGGTACCAGCAAGGTCGTCCAGACCGACGGGCTGATGCTGCGCGCGGTCGAGCGGCCGCCGCCGGGGCCGGGGCAGGTCGCCGATCCGGGCCTGTGCACGTTGGCGCTGCTGTCCGCCACGACCAACGATCCCGCCGGTGCCGACGGGTCCGAGAGCAGTGGGGAGCAGGCGCCCCAACTCCTGCCCGACGAACGGGCGGTGGCCGCCGCGACCGGGCGCGGCACCGTCGTCCTGGAGAATGTCTCGTACTCCGGTCCCGCCCTGTCCGCCGGGCGCAGTGTCGTGCCCTTCGGGTCGTTGCTGTCACGGCGGCTGCGGTGGTCGTTCGCGGGGCTTGTGGGGTGTGTGATCGGGCTTGCGGTCGCCTCGATGGTGGTGACGGGTGAACATCCCTTGCGGGCCACTTACTTGACGCTCCTCGATCTCTTCGCCATCAACGAACCCGCCATCGGGCAGCCTGCCGGGCGGCAGGTTCTTCAGTTGTTCTCGGGGCTGGTCGGGTTGCTGCTGCTGCCTGTGCTGCTGGCCGCCGTCCTTGAGGCGCTCGGTACGTTCCGCAGCGGGTCCGCGTTGCGGAAGCCGCCGCGGGGGCTGTCCGGGCATGTGGTGCTGCTCGGGGTCGGCAAGATCGGTACGCGCGTGCTGGCGCGGTTGCGGGAGCTGAACATTCCCGTGGTGTGCGTCGAGGCCGATCCCGAGGCGCGGGGGCTGGCGCTTGCGCGGCGGCTTCGGGTGCCGGTGGTGCTGGGGGATGTGACTCAGGAAGGTGTGCTGGAGGCCGCCAAGATTCATCGGGCGCATGCGTTGTTGGCGTTGACGAGCGCCGACACGACCAATCTGGAGGCCGCGCTGTACGCGCGGACCGTGCGGCCCGATCTGCGGGTCGTGCTGCGGTTGTACGACGACGACTTCGCGACGGCGGTGTACCGCACGTTGCGTGCCGCCTACCCCGGGGCCCTGACCCGGAGCCGGAGTGTGTCCCATCTGGCCGCGCCCGCGTTTGCCGGGGCCATGATGGGGCGGCAGATTCTTGGGGCGATTCCTGTTGAGCGACGGGTGTTGCTGTTCGCCGCGGTGGATGTGGGTGGGTATCCGCAGTTGGAGGGGCGGACGGTGGGGGAGGCGTTTCGGGCGGGGGCTTGGCGGGTGCTGGCGTTGGATACCGGGGGGCCGTCGGGGCTGGTCTGGAACATTCCCTCCACGTATGTGCTGGGGGGTGGGGATCGGGTGGTGCTGGCTGCTACTCGGCGGGGGTTGGCGGAGTTGTCGGGTCGCCGACGGGTCGTCCCCACCCACCCGACTCGGCCGGGTGAGAGCCCCTCCCCTGGGGCCCCGCCCCAGACCCCGCCATAA
- a CDS encoding prolyl oligopeptidase family serine peptidase, translating to MTESNRSIEQQQAAMPDWEQRFRAPRVSLPDWADDAPHRSLFVSNATGTYELYAWDRATGEQRQVTHRANGTTDGVLSPDGEWIWWFDDKDGDEFGIWRRRRFTEDVSEGDADAPAVPGLDPSYPAGLAIGRDGRTAVVGRSTDDEGSTIHVAGTGEAPVEIYRHRESAGVGDLSHDGSLIAIEHTEHGDAMHSALRVLRPDGTTVAELDDTKGGTVELGLEVLGFAPVDGDTRLLIGHQRRGRWEPLVWNVATGEESDLGLDLPGDVAAEWYPDGSALLIAHSFEARSDLWRYDLTSRELSKVPTPPGTVSGATARPDGTVEYLWSSAAEPSAVRSTTDEIVLDPPGLKSPGSVPVEDVWVEGPGGRIHALVQKPAGTTGPLPTVFDIHGGPTWHDSDSFAAGPAAWVDHGYAVVRVNYRGSTGYGRAWTDALKHRVGLIELEDIAAVRAWAVASGLADPKRLILTGGSWGGYLTLLGLGTQPDAWALGIAAVPVADYVTAYHDEMEALKAMDRTLLGGTPEEVPERFEASSPLTYVDAVKAPVYISAGVNDPRCPIRQIDNYVARLAARDATHEVYRYDAGHGSLVVDERIKQVRLELDFAERHLPK from the coding sequence ATGACTGAGAGCAACAGGTCCATCGAGCAGCAGCAGGCGGCCATGCCCGACTGGGAGCAGCGCTTCAGGGCGCCGCGGGTGTCGCTGCCGGACTGGGCGGACGACGCCCCGCACCGCTCCCTGTTCGTCTCGAACGCGACGGGGACGTACGAGCTGTACGCGTGGGACCGCGCGACGGGCGAGCAGCGCCAGGTCACGCACCGGGCGAACGGCACGACGGACGGCGTGCTCTCGCCGGACGGCGAATGGATCTGGTGGTTCGACGACAAGGACGGCGACGAGTTCGGCATCTGGCGCCGCCGGCGCTTCACCGAGGACGTCTCGGAAGGGGACGCCGACGCCCCCGCGGTCCCCGGCCTCGACCCCTCCTACCCGGCAGGCCTGGCCATCGGACGGGACGGGCGTACGGCGGTCGTGGGCCGCTCGACCGACGACGAGGGCTCGACGATCCATGTGGCCGGCACCGGCGAGGCCCCCGTGGAGATCTACCGGCACCGCGAGTCGGCGGGCGTCGGAGACCTCTCCCACGACGGTTCTCTGATCGCCATCGAGCACACGGAGCACGGCGACGCGATGCACTCGGCGCTGCGCGTCCTGCGCCCCGACGGTACGACGGTGGCCGAGCTGGACGACACCAAGGGCGGCACGGTCGAGCTGGGCCTGGAGGTGCTGGGCTTCGCCCCGGTCGACGGCGACACCCGCCTCCTCATCGGCCACCAGCGCCGCGGCCGCTGGGAGCCCCTGGTGTGGAACGTGGCGACGGGCGAGGAGTCGGACCTGGGCCTCGACCTCCCCGGCGACGTGGCCGCCGAGTGGTACCCCGACGGTTCCGCGCTCCTCATCGCCCACAGCTTCGAGGCCCGCAGCGACCTGTGGCGCTACGACCTCACGTCCCGCGAGCTGAGCAAGGTCCCCACACCGCCCGGCACGGTATCCGGGGCGACCGCCCGCCCGGACGGCACCGTCGAGTACCTGTGGTCCTCGGCGGCGGAGCCGTCCGCGGTCCGCTCGACCACCGACGAAATCGTCCTCGATCCCCCCGGCTTGAAGTCCCCGGGCTCGGTCCCCGTGGAGGACGTCTGGGTCGAGGGCCCCGGCGGCCGCATCCACGCCCTCGTCCAGAAGCCGGCGGGCACCACGGGCCCGCTCCCCACGGTCTTCGACATCCACGGCGGCCCGACCTGGCACGACAGCGACTCGTTCGCGGCGGGCCCGGCAGCCTGGGTGGACCACGGCTACGCGGTCGTGCGGGTCAATTACCGCGGCTCCACGGGCTACGGCCGCGCATGGACGGACGCCCTCAAGCACCGCGTCGGCCTGATCGAGCTGGAGGACATCGCGGCGGTCCGCGCGTGGGCGGTGGCATCCGGCCTGGCCGACCCCAAGCGCCTCATCCTGACCGGCGGCTCCTGGGGCGGCTACCTCACCCTCCTCGGCCTCGGCACCCAACCCGACGCTTGGGCCCTCGGCATCGCCGCGGTCCCGGTCGCCGACTACGTCACGGCGTACCACGACGAGATGGAAGCCCTGAAGGCCATGGACCGCACCCTCCTCGGCGGCACGCCGGAGGAGGTCCCCGAACGCTTCGAGGCGTCCTCCCCCCTCACCTACGTCGACGCGGTCAAAGCCCCCGTCTACATCTCGGCGGGCGTCAACGACCCCCGCTGCCCCATCCGCCAGATCGACAACTACGTAGCCCGCCTCGCCGCCCGCGACGCCACCCACGAGGTGTACCGCTACGACGCGGGCCACGGCTCCCTGGTAGTCGACGAACGCATCAAGCAGGTCCGCCTGGAACTCGACTTCGCGGAGAGGCACCTGCCGAAGTAG
- a CDS encoding nuclear transport factor 2 family protein: MTDLRETVERFWAAAEARDWAGFSDTLAEDVVYTLPQTRERISGREKYVQFNREYPGDWHVRIERVIAEPGQAVTWTHFTVGLEEMHAITFFTGDGSGRIASVTDFWPEPYEPPAGREHLVERY; this comes from the coding sequence ATGACCGATCTGCGCGAGACAGTCGAGAGGTTCTGGGCCGCCGCCGAGGCCCGGGACTGGGCCGGGTTCTCGGACACGCTGGCCGAGGACGTCGTGTACACGCTGCCGCAGACGCGGGAGCGCATCAGCGGCAGGGAAAAGTACGTCCAGTTCAACCGCGAGTATCCGGGCGACTGGCACGTCCGGATCGAGCGCGTCATAGCCGAGCCCGGCCAGGCCGTCACCTGGACCCACTTCACCGTGGGGCTGGAGGAGATGCACGCGATCACGTTCTTCACGGGGGACGGATCCGGGCGCATAGCCTCTGTCACCGACTTCTGGCCGGAGCCGTACGAGCCCCCGGCCGGCCGCGAGCACCTCGTCGAGCGGTACTGA
- a CDS encoding SURF1 family protein, whose amino-acid sequence MYRFLLTPRWWGINVFVLLAIPFCVFMGSWQLGRFEDRVEDHRAAGEQAASAKTEAARPLTELLPVDKNTSGDRATATGRYGKQLLVPDRELDGKRGFYVLTMLRTDGGEALPVVRGWLPGDADPAKAPAAPTGEVTVTGALQASENPGANGVSAARGLPEGQTGAISSASLVNLVSYEKVYNAWITLDRADSGMKAVPATAPQGTGLDLKAFQNLGYTGEWFVFAGFVVFMWFRLLRREVEFARDAQLGLAPEEPEERTGDDNAPASPSATA is encoded by the coding sequence GTGTACCGGTTCCTGCTGACGCCCCGCTGGTGGGGGATCAACGTCTTCGTGCTGTTGGCCATCCCGTTCTGCGTCTTCATGGGGTCATGGCAGTTGGGGCGGTTCGAGGACCGGGTGGAGGACCACCGGGCGGCGGGCGAGCAGGCCGCGTCGGCCAAGACGGAGGCGGCCCGTCCGCTCACCGAGCTGCTGCCCGTGGACAAGAACACCTCCGGCGACCGGGCCACCGCCACCGGCCGGTACGGCAAGCAGCTCCTCGTGCCCGACCGTGAGCTGGACGGCAAGCGCGGGTTCTACGTGCTGACGATGCTGCGGACCGACGGCGGCGAGGCGCTGCCCGTCGTCCGGGGCTGGCTGCCCGGTGACGCGGACCCGGCGAAGGCACCGGCCGCGCCCACCGGCGAGGTCACGGTGACGGGTGCGCTGCAGGCGTCCGAGAACCCGGGTGCGAACGGCGTCAGCGCGGCCCGCGGACTTCCCGAGGGGCAGACCGGCGCGATCAGCTCGGCGTCGCTGGTGAACCTGGTGTCGTACGAGAAGGTGTACAACGCGTGGATCACCCTCGACCGCGCCGACAGCGGGATGAAGGCGGTGCCCGCGACCGCCCCGCAGGGCACCGGCCTGGACCTCAAGGCGTTCCAGAACCTCGGCTACACCGGTGAGTGGTTCGTCTTCGCGGGCTTCGTCGTCTTCATGTGGTTCCGGCTGCTGCGCCGCGAGGTGGAGTTCGCACGCGACGCACAGCTGGGCCTGGCCCCGGAAGAACCGGAGGAGCGGACCGGGGACGACAACGCCCCCGCGTCACCGTCGGCCACCGCCTAG
- a CDS encoding LacI family DNA-binding transcriptional regulator, whose amino-acid sequence MASSGTGPRRVTIDDVARSAGVSRQTVSRALNDKNEIGESTKQRVLDAALELGYRPSRFARGLVRQDTISVGLVIPDLLNPFFTEVAAAALDAARARGWHVVVYDTGDRVEEERGTLAVIASQVDAVVGYLSQPEDEIDKLTRGLPVVLIDREHHAERFSAIRIDGKEGVHAAISYLVESGHRRIGMLDHAGRSEPSIRHDWFAGAMTACGLDAGPVSRADQSVEGGENALKELLAAHPDVTAVFTFNDIIAIGALRAARRLGRTVPQDLAVIGFDGLRLGELVEPPLSTVALDTRHLGALAVEQTARLLTRSGPLSRDELVVRAELRRRESA is encoded by the coding sequence ATGGCCTCGTCGGGGACCGGCCCCCGCAGGGTGACGATCGACGATGTGGCCCGGAGCGCCGGAGTGTCCCGGCAGACCGTGTCACGGGCGCTCAACGACAAGAACGAGATCGGAGAATCCACCAAGCAGCGCGTCCTCGACGCCGCCCTCGAGCTGGGATACCGGCCGAGCCGGTTCGCCAGGGGACTCGTCCGGCAGGACACGATCAGTGTCGGACTCGTGATCCCCGATCTGCTCAACCCGTTCTTCACCGAAGTCGCCGCTGCCGCGCTGGACGCGGCGCGGGCGCGCGGCTGGCACGTCGTCGTGTACGACACCGGTGACCGCGTCGAGGAAGAGCGGGGCACGCTTGCGGTGATCGCCTCGCAGGTGGACGCCGTCGTGGGGTACCTGAGTCAGCCGGAGGACGAGATCGACAAGCTGACCCGGGGGCTCCCCGTGGTGCTCATCGACCGCGAGCACCACGCCGAGCGGTTCAGTGCGATCCGCATTGACGGCAAGGAAGGCGTCCACGCCGCGATCTCGTACCTGGTCGAGTCGGGACACCGGCGCATCGGCATGCTTGATCACGCAGGCCGGTCCGAGCCGAGCATCCGGCACGACTGGTTCGCGGGCGCGATGACTGCCTGCGGACTGGATGCCGGACCGGTGAGCCGCGCAGACCAGAGCGTCGAGGGCGGGGAGAACGCGCTGAAGGAGCTCCTCGCTGCTCATCCCGACGTGACCGCCGTGTTCACGTTCAACGACATCATCGCCATCGGCGCACTGCGTGCCGCACGCCGGCTCGGACGAACGGTTCCCCAGGACCTCGCCGTGATCGGCTTCGACGGACTCCGGCTCGGAGAGCTGGTCGAACCGCCCCTGTCGACCGTGGCCCTGGACACGCGTCACCTCGGTGCGCTCGCGGTGGAACAGACGGCCCGGCTGCTGACCAGGAGCGGTCCGCTCAGTCGCGACGAACTTGTGGTGAGAGCGGAACTGCGGCGGCGCGAATCGGCATAG
- a CDS encoding ABC transporter substrate-binding protein: MSRKVTHTRLAVVAAAASITVLAGCSSPASSDNAAAGSCEPAKGKVTLQYWNTVPGMDKVVDLWNKKNPNIQVETKNISNDQYGAIGNALKAGKAPDLAQVGYDQLPNLRTQDAFVDASACAEATAAKSKFVPWTWSQSSFGDTGVFALPQDTGPMALYVRSDIFKKYDVAIPTTWDEYADAAEKLHKADSDLTITYFDPNNAEWFNGLLWQNNANMYGYSDDKWHVTVESDQSKQVANYWQELISDDAVRTDLAHGSTQMYAAYQKDQIASYIGAAWGYSMFRDNLPKQAGKWTIVPMPAWGANGTSGNWGGSTVAFMKDSKHLYESVKFNTWLNTDPEALALENELGGLYPAATAGLELPALSKGVPYYNNQKIFDVFAESSKKVDTSFTWGPTQKTVNLALQDAMAKAAAGDGALADALAAAQEAALKSMQDQAIPAAAGK, from the coding sequence ATGAGCAGGAAAGTCACGCACACGCGCCTCGCCGTCGTCGCCGCGGCAGCAAGCATCACCGTACTCGCCGGGTGCTCCTCGCCCGCCTCGTCCGACAATGCGGCCGCGGGTTCCTGCGAGCCCGCGAAGGGCAAGGTCACGCTCCAGTACTGGAACACCGTTCCGGGCATGGACAAGGTTGTCGACCTGTGGAACAAGAAGAATCCGAACATCCAGGTCGAGACGAAGAACATCTCCAACGACCAGTACGGTGCCATCGGCAACGCGCTCAAGGCGGGCAAGGCACCGGACCTCGCGCAGGTCGGCTACGACCAGCTCCCCAACCTGCGCACCCAGGACGCGTTCGTCGACGCATCGGCCTGCGCGGAAGCCACCGCGGCCAAGTCCAAGTTCGTTCCCTGGACGTGGTCGCAGTCCAGCTTCGGCGACACCGGCGTGTTCGCCCTCCCACAGGACACCGGCCCGATGGCCCTGTACGTGCGCAGCGACATCTTCAAGAAGTACGACGTCGCGATCCCCACGACCTGGGACGAGTACGCGGATGCCGCGGAGAAGCTGCACAAGGCGGACTCCGACCTGACCATCACGTATTTCGACCCGAACAACGCCGAGTGGTTCAACGGGCTGCTCTGGCAGAACAACGCCAACATGTACGGCTACTCCGACGACAAGTGGCACGTGACGGTCGAGTCGGACCAGAGCAAGCAGGTCGCGAACTACTGGCAGGAGCTGATCTCCGACGACGCCGTGCGCACCGACCTCGCCCACGGCTCCACCCAGATGTACGCCGCCTATCAGAAGGACCAGATCGCCAGCTACATCGGCGCCGCCTGGGGCTACAGCATGTTCCGCGACAACCTTCCGAAGCAGGCCGGCAAGTGGACGATCGTCCCGATGCCGGCCTGGGGCGCGAACGGCACGTCCGGCAACTGGGGCGGATCGACGGTCGCGTTCATGAAGGACAGCAAGCACCTGTACGAGTCGGTCAAGTTCAACACGTGGCTGAACACCGACCCGGAGGCGCTGGCGCTGGAGAACGAGCTGGGCGGCCTCTACCCGGCGGCCACCGCGGGGTTGGAGCTTCCGGCGCTCTCCAAGGGCGTGCCGTACTACAACAACCAGAAGATCTTCGACGTCTTCGCCGAGTCGTCCAAGAAGGTCGACACCAGCTTCACCTGGGGTCCCACGCAGAAGACGGTGAACCTGGCGCTGCAGGACGCCATGGCCAAGGCGGCTGCCGGTGACGGCGCACTCGCCGACGCCCTCGCGGCCGCCCAGGAGGCAGCGCTGAAGTCGATGCAGGACCAGGCGATCCCGGCCGCGGCGGGCAAGTGA
- a CDS encoding carbohydrate ABC transporter permease, with translation MTGIATRATRAVASSEGRRRRLNGGGPRAGTVIAFLIPFFLPFVLFYLVPVGYALWQSVRVVRRTGGQYGTSYTTFGGFEQYAEVFQNSEFWASIGRIGLFGVVQVPVMLFVALIMALLLDTPLLRLKSFFRITAFMPYAVPGVIAAIMWSYLYSPQLSPIVDLLKGIGLEPDFLGPGAVLWSAANVSTWLWTGYNMLIMYAALQSIPQELYEAAKIDGASNWTIAWRIKVPIIAPSIVLTTVFSIIGTLQLYAEPAVLRQISSNISSTFTPNMLAYAVASGNNYQQAAAISVVIAVITFVLSFGFMRLTSKKAGL, from the coding sequence ATGACCGGCATCGCAACCCGCGCGACCCGCGCGGTGGCGTCGTCCGAGGGCCGTCGCCGTCGTCTCAACGGCGGCGGCCCCCGGGCGGGCACCGTCATCGCGTTCCTGATTCCCTTCTTCCTCCCGTTCGTGCTGTTCTACCTGGTGCCGGTGGGCTACGCGCTCTGGCAGAGCGTCCGCGTCGTACGCCGTACCGGCGGCCAGTACGGGACGTCGTACACGACCTTCGGGGGTTTCGAGCAGTACGCGGAGGTCTTCCAGAACAGCGAGTTCTGGGCGAGCATCGGGCGCATCGGACTGTTCGGCGTCGTGCAGGTTCCGGTCATGCTGTTCGTCGCGCTGATCATGGCGCTGCTCCTGGACACTCCGCTGCTGAGGCTCAAGTCCTTCTTCCGGATCACGGCGTTCATGCCGTACGCCGTGCCCGGAGTCATCGCGGCGATCATGTGGTCGTATCTCTACTCGCCGCAGCTCAGCCCCATTGTCGACCTGTTGAAGGGCATCGGCCTGGAGCCTGACTTCCTCGGCCCCGGCGCCGTGTTGTGGTCGGCGGCGAACGTCTCCACGTGGCTGTGGACCGGCTACAACATGCTGATCATGTACGCGGCGCTGCAGTCGATACCGCAGGAGCTCTACGAGGCAGCCAAGATCGACGGCGCGAGCAACTGGACGATCGCGTGGCGGATCAAGGTTCCGATCATCGCTCCGTCGATCGTCCTTACCACGGTGTTCTCCATCATCGGCACCCTGCAGCTCTACGCCGAGCCGGCCGTGCTGCGCCAGATCTCCTCGAACATCTCCAGCACGTTCACACCCAACATGCTTGCGTACGCGGTGGCCTCGGGGAACAACTACCAGCAGGCCGCGGCGATTTCCGTGGTCATCGCCGTCATCACCTTCGTCCTGAGCTTCGGGTTCATGCGACTGACCTCGAAGAAGGCGGGGCTATGA
- a CDS encoding carbohydrate ABC transporter permease has product MSSQPAIRESRVSRTAVMALMFLLAIYFLLPVYFLIVAATKPQGDLASTNGLAFSDFNLFENLRVLFTRSDGIFGLWAMNTVFYAVLGAAVGTLISALCGYALAKFHFRGREFLFSVILGGVLVPTTALALPLFLLFSATGLVNTYLAVFLPSIVSPFGVYLARIFANASVPQELVESARLDGAGEFRTFFSVAFKLMTPALVTIFLFQFVAIWNNFFLPMVMLQKESLFPITLGLYQWNGQTARAPLLQQSVITGSLVSIVPVIIVFILLQRFWRTGLAAGSLK; this is encoded by the coding sequence ATGAGCAGCCAACCCGCGATCCGCGAAAGCCGCGTCAGCCGCACGGCCGTCATGGCTCTGATGTTCCTGCTGGCCATCTACTTCCTGCTCCCGGTCTACTTCCTGATCGTCGCGGCGACGAAGCCACAGGGTGACCTCGCCTCCACCAACGGGCTGGCGTTCTCGGACTTCAACCTGTTCGAGAATCTGCGCGTCCTGTTCACCCGTAGCGACGGCATCTTCGGGCTGTGGGCCATGAACACCGTCTTCTACGCGGTGCTGGGCGCGGCCGTCGGCACCCTGATCAGCGCGCTGTGCGGATACGCACTCGCCAAATTCCACTTCAGGGGCCGCGAGTTCCTCTTCTCGGTCATCCTCGGCGGTGTCCTTGTTCCCACCACCGCACTCGCGCTACCGCTGTTCCTGCTGTTCTCTGCGACCGGGCTCGTCAACACCTACCTCGCGGTGTTCCTGCCCAGCATCGTCAGCCCGTTCGGCGTCTATCTCGCGCGTATCTTCGCCAACGCCTCCGTCCCTCAAGAGCTCGTCGAGTCGGCACGTCTGGACGGCGCGGGCGAGTTCCGGACGTTCTTCTCGGTGGCGTTCAAGCTGATGACGCCGGCGCTGGTGACCATCTTCCTGTTCCAGTTCGTCGCCATCTGGAACAACTTCTTCCTGCCGATGGTGATGCTCCAGAAGGAGTCACTCTTCCCGATCACGCTCGGCCTGTACCAGTGGAACGGTCAGACCGCCCGCGCCCCGCTCCTGCAGCAGTCCGTGATCACCGGCTCGCTGGTGTCGATCGTGCCTGTGATCATCGTGTTCATCCTCCTTCAGCGGTTCTGGCGCACCGGGCTCGCCGCCGGATCCCTCAAGTGA